Proteins from a genomic interval of Pseudodesulfovibrio nedwellii:
- a CDS encoding mechanosensitive ion channel family protein — translation MIAEEQAAIKRTAAQIDNAKLKLNNLFDNYQQLFISRNTSSGSPLERKHFETTLTYLSNKNSNLVEDLTSETDAVSIRVDLFQAYEQLTSDTKKATPSLFRQFDDVWKRAHHIQTESGKQLAQLESLLRKSNQLLGRIDKIQKGKKSLYELWKQYFLTGKTPIFSLEYWNEVFPSGSWLTLKASGLKDATAAIINNAARFLFLFMILVTMGITTKRFFKKYIHVKVDKESSAIRSQFYFVLATTGLSLFLVTRITFPTSMESLAALGAGVFLLSILKLSKHMNTDKHLSSYGYSRFASLFIVSTQLLTQGLPSRSITLVFLVVITILWSKDSILTWKKKKQPVTVTAMRGGALTPLFALAVLGYGRLACLFTIIWCLGIFVVALGTLWSQIIFQGTEKSTKIQKGLSKGLLVPLGWAGAFTLPYLWFVDFFGENTVSTILNSQIALGDYTIFLKSILTLFILFFLTKHSLSAFNVSIEFVGSRWQKAKRGAVPSIQTLATYAVWSLFTMLAMRIIGVSLTSITVIAGGLSVGIGFGMQNVVNNFISGLILLFGRSIQQGDIIEMNGLWCTVKKINIRTTVVETFENAVIMIPNSDLVSTQLTNWTKNNPSLRRDILVGVAYGSDTEKVSQTLARVADEHLNVLKSPSAQVLFSAFGSSSLDFILRVWIDDIDHTIRATSELRFAIDEAFRKEGIEIAFPQMDIHFKTAPALADHLAKKLGNN, via the coding sequence ATGATAGCAGAAGAACAAGCGGCAATTAAACGCACAGCAGCCCAGATCGACAATGCAAAACTCAAGCTGAACAATCTTTTCGACAATTACCAACAACTATTCATTTCCAGAAACACCTCAAGCGGATCCCCTTTGGAGCGCAAACACTTTGAAACAACCCTAACTTATCTTAGTAATAAGAATTCCAATCTGGTTGAGGATCTTACAAGTGAGACTGACGCTGTATCAATAAGGGTAGACCTCTTCCAGGCATATGAACAACTGACATCAGACACCAAAAAGGCAACACCATCGTTGTTCAGACAGTTTGACGATGTATGGAAAAGAGCACATCACATTCAGACTGAGTCAGGTAAGCAGTTAGCCCAATTAGAATCCCTACTCCGCAAATCAAATCAATTACTTGGGCGGATTGACAAAATTCAAAAAGGTAAAAAATCCCTTTATGAACTGTGGAAACAGTATTTCCTAACCGGGAAAACGCCTATTTTCAGTTTAGAGTATTGGAATGAAGTTTTCCCCAGCGGGAGTTGGCTAACGCTTAAGGCCTCAGGACTCAAAGATGCGACAGCAGCCATCATAAACAATGCCGCCAGATTCCTTTTTTTATTCATGATCCTTGTGACCATGGGCATAACGACAAAAAGATTCTTTAAAAAATATATACACGTAAAGGTAGACAAAGAGAGCTCTGCCATACGCTCTCAATTCTATTTCGTACTGGCAACAACCGGCCTATCCCTGTTTCTGGTAACTCGCATTACCTTTCCAACCAGTATGGAGTCCTTGGCAGCACTGGGGGCTGGTGTTTTCCTGCTCAGTATCCTCAAGCTCTCTAAACATATGAATACTGATAAACACTTGAGTTCATATGGCTATTCACGATTCGCGTCGCTTTTTATTGTCAGCACCCAACTCCTAACCCAAGGTTTGCCAAGTCGCAGTATAACACTTGTATTTCTGGTCGTAATTACCATTCTATGGAGTAAAGACTCCATACTTACTTGGAAAAAAAAGAAGCAGCCCGTTACAGTAACTGCTATGCGTGGCGGAGCCTTAACCCCCCTCTTTGCGCTAGCCGTTTTGGGTTACGGAAGACTTGCATGTCTGTTCACTATTATATGGTGTCTGGGCATTTTTGTGGTGGCGTTAGGAACACTTTGGTCACAAATTATTTTTCAAGGGACAGAAAAAAGCACAAAAATTCAAAAGGGCCTCTCCAAAGGGCTATTAGTCCCATTAGGGTGGGCTGGGGCCTTCACACTACCTTACTTATGGTTTGTAGATTTCTTCGGAGAGAATACTGTCAGCACCATATTGAATTCTCAAATTGCCCTTGGCGATTATACAATTTTCCTTAAAAGTATTCTTACACTCTTCATACTGTTCTTTCTTACCAAACATAGTCTCTCCGCTTTCAATGTCTCCATCGAATTTGTCGGTAGCCGTTGGCAAAAAGCTAAAAGAGGAGCCGTCCCTTCGATTCAAACATTGGCAACCTATGCCGTCTGGTCTCTATTTACGATGTTGGCAATGCGTATCATTGGCGTCAGTTTAACCAGTATCACGGTAATTGCAGGTGGACTCAGCGTCGGAATCGGCTTCGGAATGCAAAATGTCGTCAACAATTTCATTAGTGGGCTTATTCTTCTTTTTGGTAGATCAATCCAGCAAGGAGATATCATTGAGATGAATGGTCTCTGGTGTACCGTGAAAAAAATCAACATTCGTACGACTGTGGTCGAAACTTTTGAAAATGCAGTCATCATGATCCCAAACTCAGACCTTGTTTCAACCCAGTTAACAAACTGGACAAAAAACAACCCGTCTTTGAGACGTGATATTCTCGTAGGTGTTGCTTACGGCTCCGACACGGAAAAAGTGAGTCAGACACTCGCTCGGGTCGCAGATGAACACCTCAACGTCCTAAAATCACCTAGCGCCCAAGTACTCTTTAGTGCCTTTGGTTCAAGCAGCCTGGATTTTATCTTGAGAGTCTGGATTGATGACATAGACCATACGATTCGTGCGACATCCGAACTTCGCTTTGCCATCGATGAAGCTTTCCGCAAAGAGGGAATCGAAATAGCATTCCCTCAAATGGATATCCATTTTAAAACGGCACCAGCACTTGCAGACCATTTGGCAAAAAAACTAGGAAATAACTGA
- a CDS encoding mechanosensitive ion channel family protein, producing MSFLVWVARIGLAITILAGAIWGWSSIRKMKDSNVGLRDSFVCSLKKKGQLLIPFVCVTLIVVVLVPIAGIDGKISVAVNKILDILLILLAGWAGTMIVSLVSEMAQCRYDINVKDNLAARQVHTKVKVLQRIVVVLIWLLTIAGILMLFDQFRMLGSTLLASAGVVSIVLGFSAQKTFGAMVAGLQIALSHPINLDDVVIVEGEWGRIEEITFTYVVVKTWDLRRIVVPMTYFLETPFQNWTKKNADIIGSIFIHVDYTCPLGPLREELNRLCIKSKPLWDGKTCVLQVTDAGPETLTLRAIVSSPDASSAWDLRCQLREALVEFLRMHYPESLPKHRVSVQSGLDVVTE from the coding sequence ATGAGTTTCTTAGTATGGGTTGCGAGGATCGGATTAGCAATTACCATTCTCGCAGGGGCAATTTGGGGATGGTCTTCAATTCGAAAAATGAAGGACTCCAATGTAGGTCTAAGGGACTCATTTGTTTGTTCCTTGAAGAAAAAAGGGCAGTTATTGATTCCTTTCGTCTGTGTTACGTTGATTGTTGTAGTGCTTGTGCCCATTGCTGGTATAGATGGAAAGATATCGGTAGCTGTCAATAAAATTTTGGATATTCTTCTGATATTATTGGCTGGTTGGGCGGGGACAATGATTGTTTCCCTGGTTTCCGAAATGGCCCAATGCCGATATGACATCAACGTGAAGGATAATTTAGCGGCTCGACAGGTCCATACAAAAGTCAAAGTTCTTCAAAGAATTGTTGTCGTTCTTATTTGGTTACTGACTATTGCTGGTATATTAATGCTTTTTGATCAATTCAGGATGCTTGGAAGCACACTGCTAGCCTCTGCCGGCGTTGTGAGTATTGTATTAGGCTTTTCCGCCCAGAAAACATTTGGAGCAATGGTCGCAGGGTTACAGATCGCCCTTTCACATCCAATAAATCTGGATGATGTGGTCATAGTGGAAGGCGAATGGGGTCGGATTGAGGAAATAACATTCACTTATGTGGTTGTAAAAACTTGGGATTTAAGAAGAATTGTTGTTCCAATGACATATTTTCTGGAGACACCGTTTCAGAACTGGACAAAAAAGAATGCCGACATAATAGGATCTATTTTTATCCATGTAGACTATACTTGTCCGTTGGGTCCTTTGCGTGAAGAATTGAACCGTCTTTGCATTAAGTCAAAGCCCCTTTGGGATGGCAAAACTTGTGTTCTACAGGTAACAGATGCCGGCCCTGAAACGCTTACACTGCGTGCGATTGTTAGTTCTCCTGACGCCTCCTCCGCATGGGATTTGCGCTGTCAACTCAGGGAAGCGCTTGTTGAATTCCTACGCATGCATTATCCTGAAAGTTTGCCGAAACATCGGGTGTCAGTGCAGTCTGGATTGGATGTTGTTACTGAGTAG
- the potA gene encoding spermidine/putrescine ABC transporter ATP-binding protein PotA: MIMKKNVVTISGINKSFDGDIALKDFTLSVRDGEFLTLLGPSGCGKTTLLRIVGGFETCDSGEIHIDGQSATGVPPENRAVNTVFQSYALFPHMTVFDNIAFGLRIAGKTNSEISKAVLDALKLVRLENTRHKMPAELSGGQQQRVAIARAIVNKPRVLLLDEPLSALDYRLRKQMQKELKELQQTLGITFILVTHDQEEAFTMSDRVVVMDHGQIVQVDSPRAIYEEPANLYIASFVGEINVLDGIITGRGESHYVADVENVSVIVKSKRDFAIGDPVHVLLRPEDFRIEVMHDLEESSTLAKKFAKALLKGTVESTYYKGATYDVDIILNDGKRILVTEFFDEDSESLYFNQGDRVAVGWFEGWEVVLPHEG, from the coding sequence CTGATCATGAAAAAAAATGTTGTGACTATATCTGGTATTAACAAATCCTTTGATGGAGATATCGCTCTCAAAGACTTCACCCTTTCCGTTCGAGATGGAGAATTTCTGACCCTGCTCGGTCCATCAGGATGTGGCAAGACCACTCTCCTACGCATCGTTGGCGGCTTTGAAACGTGTGACAGCGGTGAAATACACATCGACGGACAGTCTGCCACAGGAGTTCCGCCCGAAAATCGTGCCGTGAACACGGTGTTCCAAAGTTACGCCCTATTCCCCCACATGACCGTATTCGACAATATCGCCTTTGGGCTTCGTATAGCGGGAAAAACAAATTCTGAAATATCCAAAGCTGTACTTGATGCTCTCAAGCTGGTTCGTCTTGAAAACACTCGACACAAGATGCCCGCTGAGCTGTCTGGCGGCCAACAGCAACGGGTTGCCATTGCCCGTGCAATCGTCAATAAGCCTCGGGTTCTCTTGCTGGACGAACCTCTTTCAGCTTTGGACTACCGCTTGCGTAAACAAATGCAAAAAGAATTGAAGGAACTCCAGCAAACTCTTGGTATCACCTTCATCCTTGTGACTCATGACCAGGAAGAAGCCTTCACCATGTCTGACCGCGTGGTTGTCATGGATCATGGTCAAATTGTACAAGTCGACTCACCACGCGCCATTTATGAAGAACCTGCCAATCTCTACATAGCCAGCTTCGTCGGCGAAATAAACGTGCTGGATGGTATCATTACAGGTCGCGGCGAAAGCCACTATGTAGCTGATGTTGAGAATGTATCCGTGATCGTCAAATCGAAACGGGATTTCGCCATAGGCGACCCCGTACATGTGCTGCTTCGGCCTGAGGATTTTCGGATCGAAGTCATGCACGATCTTGAAGAATCGTCAACGCTAGCAAAGAAATTCGCCAAGGCTCTTCTTAAGGGGACAGTGGAATCCACCTATTACAAAGGTGCGACCTACGACGTCGACATCATCCTGAATGACGGAAAACGAATTCTTGTAACGGAGTTTTTCGATGAAGACAGCGAGTCTCTCTATTTCAATCAGGGAGACCGTGTTGCAGTGGGTTGGTTTGAAGGCTGGGAGGTAGTATTGCCCCATGAAGGATAA
- a CDS encoding LapA family protein, whose amino-acid sequence MLALLALFLLFIFQNIQQVEVSFLFWTISTPRALLLFAALSIGIIIGYLLAQTKRSYSINE is encoded by the coding sequence ATGTTAGCATTACTGGCTTTATTTCTCCTGTTCATTTTTCAAAACATACAACAAGTAGAAGTCTCTTTCCTTTTTTGGACCATATCGACTCCACGCGCCCTTTTACTCTTCGCAGCATTGAGTATAGGCATTATTATTGGATACCTGCTCGCACAGACAAAAAGATCATACTCAATCAACGAATGA
- the potB gene encoding spermidine/putrescine ABC transporter permease PotB, with the protein MKDNHFFKNLVIWGTIGWIAIFGAIPTLMLTGVSFLKSHTSNLIKPSFNLSSYIRLADPTIGTMVIKSLFMAASAMLLCLLIGYPFAYIIARAEKRHSRRMLLLVMIPFWTNTLIRTYALVAVLKADGVLNKTLMFLGLIDTPLKIMYTQTAVFIGLIYTLLPFMILPLYAAIEKLDFRLLEASRDLGANRWKSFRKVTIPLTMPGIISGCMLVFLPALGMFYIPDILGGARTMLLGNYIRDQFLTSQDIPMGAAASVALTLIMGLMLLTYYRSLKNSGRTIRP; encoded by the coding sequence ATGAAGGATAACCATTTTTTCAAGAACCTTGTCATATGGGGAACGATTGGATGGATAGCCATTTTTGGAGCTATTCCTACCCTCATGCTCACGGGTGTCAGCTTCCTCAAGAGTCATACGTCTAACCTGATCAAACCAAGCTTCAACTTGAGCAGTTATATCCGTTTGGCCGATCCCACTATAGGCACAATGGTTATCAAATCGCTCTTCATGGCAGCCTCGGCAATGCTTCTTTGCCTTCTTATTGGGTATCCTTTTGCCTACATTATTGCCCGAGCTGAAAAACGGCACAGTCGAAGGATGCTTTTGCTCGTCATGATCCCTTTCTGGACCAATACGCTCATCCGCACCTACGCTCTGGTGGCAGTTCTCAAGGCTGATGGAGTCCTGAACAAGACTCTCATGTTTCTGGGGCTGATCGATACCCCCCTGAAAATCATGTATACTCAGACCGCCGTTTTCATAGGACTCATCTATACTCTACTCCCATTCATGATTCTCCCACTATATGCAGCCATTGAGAAACTTGATTTCAGATTACTTGAAGCATCAAGGGACCTCGGCGCAAATCGCTGGAAATCATTTCGAAAGGTCACCATCCCCCTGACCATGCCAGGCATTATTTCCGGGTGTATGCTGGTCTTCCTACCCGCCCTCGGCATGTTCTATATTCCGGACATTCTGGGAGGCGCACGAACCATGCTTCTTGGCAATTACATTCGAGATCAATTCCTTACCTCACAAGATATTCCAATGGGCGCTGCCGCAAGCGTTGCCCTAACTCTTATTATGGGCCTCATGCTGTTAACGTACTATAGAAGCCTCAAAAATTCGGGAAGGACAATACGGCCATGA
- a CDS encoding extracellular solute-binding protein, with protein sequence MKKFLFALVFIVLCSAPSYAENEELFLYIWSEYLPDEIVENFTQETGIKVHISNYDSNEAMLTKIKLAGQGYDLIVPSSDYVGLMRRENLLLPLDKSKLSNFTNLSSAFVDQPFDPDNTFSVPYMWGSTSIIVNTGTLGSAAIESIADLWKPEMDGRLILPNDMRDVFSVALKLLGYSVNETDPAHLEEAYQKLKILFPRVRAFDSDSPKQALLSDEVSVGVVWNGEAYIANTENPNIQYIYPPEGFSLWMDSLCIPKGAKNLDEAHAFLNYLLRPDVAAALSTEMGYSTPNAKAMDLIPEEIRTNPIVYPTEAEIQHGEFQDYLGEALKMYNDYWVKLKTN encoded by the coding sequence ATGAAAAAATTCTTATTTGCACTCGTTTTTATTGTCCTTTGTTCCGCTCCATCCTATGCAGAAAATGAAGAACTTTTCCTTTATATTTGGTCCGAATACCTCCCGGATGAAATTGTGGAAAATTTCACCCAAGAAACCGGTATTAAAGTTCACATATCAAACTACGACAGCAATGAAGCGATGCTCACAAAGATCAAACTGGCAGGCCAAGGCTATGATTTGATCGTTCCGTCTTCGGACTATGTAGGCCTGATGCGCAGAGAAAACCTCCTGCTCCCACTCGACAAGTCAAAACTATCCAATTTCACAAACCTTTCCTCTGCGTTCGTGGATCAGCCATTCGACCCTGACAACACCTTTTCCGTACCGTATATGTGGGGGTCCACATCCATCATTGTAAACACCGGCACACTCGGTTCCGCAGCTATCGAAAGTATTGCCGACCTTTGGAAACCGGAAATGGATGGAAGACTCATCCTTCCCAATGATATGCGGGATGTTTTTTCTGTCGCCTTGAAACTACTCGGATACTCTGTCAATGAAACCGACCCGGCACACCTTGAAGAAGCATATCAAAAATTAAAGATCCTCTTCCCCCGAGTTCGCGCGTTTGATTCGGACTCTCCCAAACAAGCACTTTTATCTGACGAAGTTTCCGTTGGCGTTGTATGGAACGGAGAAGCGTATATCGCCAACACCGAAAACCCAAATATCCAATACATATATCCCCCCGAAGGATTCAGTCTTTGGATGGATTCCTTGTGCATTCCCAAGGGTGCCAAGAATCTTGACGAAGCTCATGCCTTCTTGAACTATTTACTCCGCCCAGACGTGGCCGCCGCTCTCAGCACGGAAATGGGTTACTCCACACCCAACGCTAAAGCCATGGACCTTATTCCCGAAGAAATACGCACCAATCCCATCGTGTACCCGACCGAAGCAGAAATCCAACACGGTGAATTCCAAGACTATTTAGGGGAAGCTCTGAAGATGTATAATGATTATTGGGTCAAACTGAAGACAAACTAA
- the potC gene encoding spermidine/putrescine ABC transporter permease PotC codes for MMQFLKSVYAWLIYLFLYLPLAVMAFYSFNASKYSLTWKGFTLKWYGKLLTNTNLFDAALRSLTIAILSATIACIIGTLTAFMLHQYRFRGRKAILGSLFVMMMSPDIVIGISLLVLFLAAGFTLGFWTLLMGHVTLCVPFVAATVYSRFEGFDISVIEAAKDLGANEYQVFSRIILPMAIPGFVAGWLLSFTLSLDDVIISFFTTGPTYEVLPLRIYSMVRLGIKPDVNALSVVMIVITVVAVFLSRRLLKEKR; via the coding sequence ATGATGCAATTCCTCAAATCCGTATATGCGTGGCTCATCTATCTCTTCCTCTATCTTCCGCTGGCAGTCATGGCATTCTATTCGTTCAATGCGTCGAAGTACTCTCTGACGTGGAAAGGCTTCACGCTCAAATGGTACGGAAAACTACTGACCAACACTAACCTGTTCGATGCCGCACTTCGTTCCCTGACCATTGCCATACTCTCGGCGACCATTGCCTGTATAATCGGTACACTGACAGCCTTCATGCTACATCAATATCGCTTTCGAGGGCGTAAAGCGATATTGGGTAGCCTTTTCGTAATGATGATGTCGCCCGACATCGTCATCGGCATATCCCTGCTTGTCCTCTTCCTCGCTGCAGGTTTTACTCTTGGCTTCTGGACGCTTCTGATGGGGCATGTAACTCTCTGCGTCCCATTTGTCGCAGCGACCGTGTACTCTCGCTTCGAAGGCTTTGATATCTCTGTTATCGAAGCGGCCAAAGATCTCGGGGCCAATGAGTATCAAGTTTTTAGCCGTATAATTCTCCCCATGGCCATACCGGGCTTTGTTGCCGGATGGCTGCTCAGTTTCACCCTGTCGCTAGATGATGTTATCATTAGCTTTTTCACAACCGGCCCAACTTATGAAGTCCTGCCTTTACGAATCTACTCCATGGTTCGTCTGGGGATCAAACCCGACGTCAACGCGCTCAGCGTGGTGATGATTGTCATAACCGTAGTCGCAGTCTTCCTGTCTCGGCGACTGCTCAAGGAGAAAAGATGA
- a CDS encoding SLC13 family permease yields MIFPPPPNSHALAVLILTAIALILFSREKISLESSSLFILISLAVGFEIFPYQTDEKTFHAVDFFMGFGNEALIAVCSLMIAGQGILRTGALDPIGRILAKLWRLSPTLSLLLTLLLGAFISAFINNVPVVVLLLPVLISVSLKTGESATPILMPMGFSTLLGGTSTTIGTSTNLLVVAVATEMGLKKFSMFDFAVPAVLAGSIGILYLWLIAPRLLPKRKIAISDSSARIFTAHLAVTEESPINGKALIKALELTDGKMKIMGLERGEGNSIMQLPDVLLMPGDHLVINDTPENLKEFETVLHGTLYPVGSEDSPVDENNPLHDSDQQIAEVAIFQGSQLNSTTLNNFRFFDRYGLMPLALHRSGKRFKRIEDKIGEIRLRVGDILLIQGPRSNITNLKKSNDVLVLDSTVDLPYSKKAPIAMGLMLAIIMTAALGVLPIAISAPCGALLMIMTGCLDWRDATRALSAQVILIVVTSLALGTAMLTTGGAEYLGSVFVVMAGHASPPLVISGLMLLMAIFTNIISNNATAVIGTPIAISIANQMGQSAEPFVLAVLFGANMSFATPMAYKTNLLVMNAGEYSFTDFLKVGIPLVIIMWATLSFLLPIQFL; encoded by the coding sequence ATGATTTTCCCACCCCCGCCAAACTCACATGCCTTGGCTGTTCTTATTTTGACAGCAATTGCTCTCATTCTTTTTAGCCGTGAGAAAATATCACTTGAGTCCTCAAGCCTATTTATCCTTATTTCTCTTGCTGTTGGGTTTGAAATCTTCCCGTATCAGACTGATGAAAAGACCTTTCATGCCGTGGATTTCTTCATGGGTTTTGGTAATGAAGCATTGATCGCGGTGTGCTCTCTGATGATCGCGGGACAAGGGATATTACGCACAGGTGCCCTTGACCCAATCGGACGAATACTTGCTAAACTTTGGCGGCTCAGTCCGACGTTATCGTTGCTGCTAACATTGTTGCTCGGCGCATTCATCAGTGCTTTCATCAACAATGTTCCTGTTGTCGTATTATTGCTTCCTGTGTTGATAAGCGTCTCTTTAAAAACCGGAGAATCAGCAACACCGATCCTAATGCCAATGGGGTTTTCGACCTTACTTGGAGGGACCAGCACAACTATTGGAACGTCAACCAATCTGCTCGTAGTAGCTGTAGCAACGGAAATGGGACTAAAGAAATTTAGTATGTTTGACTTCGCTGTCCCCGCAGTTCTGGCTGGCAGCATAGGCATCCTTTATCTTTGGCTTATTGCGCCTCGTCTTTTGCCCAAACGCAAAATCGCTATTAGTGACTCGTCGGCCCGAATTTTCACTGCACATCTTGCGGTTACGGAAGAAAGCCCAATCAATGGGAAAGCACTGATCAAGGCCCTTGAGCTGACCGATGGGAAAATGAAAATCATGGGGCTGGAACGAGGTGAAGGGAATAGTATTATGCAGCTTCCCGATGTACTTCTCATGCCCGGTGATCATTTAGTTATTAATGACACGCCGGAAAATCTTAAAGAATTTGAAACAGTTCTTCATGGTACATTGTATCCCGTAGGGTCAGAAGATTCACCTGTCGATGAAAACAATCCCTTGCATGATAGTGACCAACAAATTGCAGAGGTCGCCATTTTTCAAGGATCACAACTTAACTCCACCACATTGAACAATTTCAGATTTTTCGACCGATATGGCTTGATGCCTCTTGCCCTGCACCGATCTGGAAAACGCTTCAAACGAATAGAGGATAAAATTGGCGAAATCAGATTACGCGTTGGTGATATTCTTCTCATCCAAGGACCACGCAGTAACATTACAAATCTCAAGAAAAGTAATGATGTTCTTGTTCTCGATTCAACCGTAGACCTTCCATATTCAAAAAAAGCACCTATAGCTATGGGCCTCATGCTCGCCATAATTATGACCGCAGCCCTTGGAGTACTCCCCATTGCCATTAGTGCCCCCTGCGGAGCATTGTTAATGATTATGACTGGTTGTCTCGACTGGCGGGATGCAACTCGGGCACTCAGTGCACAAGTCATCCTGATTGTCGTAACGAGCCTAGCTCTTGGAACTGCAATGCTTACGACGGGCGGCGCAGAATATCTCGGTTCAGTTTTTGTGGTTATGGCAGGACATGCCTCACCACCTTTGGTTATTAGCGGCCTGATGTTGCTTATGGCAATCTTCACGAATATCATCTCCAACAATGCCACAGCAGTCATCGGAACCCCCATAGCCATATCCATTGCAAACCAAATGGGGCAATCAGCGGAGCCTTTTGTCCTTGCGGTCCTTTTTGGTGCTAACATGAGCTTTGCGACTCCCATGGCTTACAAAACGAACCTGCTCGTCATGAATGCTGGCGAATATTCATTTACGGACTTCCTCAAAGTTGGCATCCCCCTTGTAATCATTATGTGGGCAACACTCTCTTTTCTGTTGCCTATTCAATTCTTATAA
- a CDS encoding ATP-dependent zinc protease family protein, translated as MAKTPKQPKMIIGWREWISLPNFFIPAIKAKIDTGAKTSAIHAFQIEPFERSGEKYVRFYIHPLQGRDDVSIPCEARVIDKRKVTNSGGIGQKRYVIGTTVEIAGRQWEIELTLTNRDEMKFRMLLGRSAMKGVLIVDPQQSHQTGIVNTEKIYKD; from the coding sequence ATGGCTAAAACTCCAAAACAACCGAAGATGATCATCGGGTGGCGGGAGTGGATCTCGCTGCCCAATTTTTTTATTCCGGCCATCAAGGCCAAAATTGATACCGGGGCCAAAACCTCGGCGATCCATGCTTTTCAAATCGAACCGTTTGAAAGATCGGGAGAGAAATATGTTCGCTTTTATATTCACCCTCTTCAAGGGCGCGACGACGTGTCCATTCCTTGTGAAGCAAGAGTAATCGACAAACGAAAAGTGACCAACTCCGGCGGAATAGGCCAAAAAAGATATGTCATAGGCACCACCGTTGAGATTGCGGGGCGGCAATGGGAAATCGAACTCACCCTGACCAACCGGGATGAGATGAAATTCCGAATGCTCCTTGGCCGTTCAGCCATGAAAGGGGTTCTCATTGTCGACCCACAACAATCTCATCAGACCGGAATAGTCAACACAGAAAAAATCTATAAAGACTAA
- the rimK gene encoding 30S ribosomal protein S6--L-glutamate ligase: MKIAILSRKKNLYSTNALVEAGVANGHDMHVINPLRCYMNIASHNPTIHYKGEDLSDIDAIIPRIGASITFYGTAVARQFEMMGVYNLNESVAITRSRDKLRSMQLLSRKGIGLPVTGFANSTKFTDDLIKMVGGAPLVVKLLEGTQGIGVVLAENNQAAKSVIEAFQGVKANILVQEYIKESKGKDIRCIVIGGKIVASMQRKAPAGEFRSNLHRGGSASTVKITPEERSTAVRAAKIMGLNVCGVDLLRTNHGPVVMEVNSSPGLEGIETVTGKNLAAKIIEFIEKNAKSGGNKTRGKG; encoded by the coding sequence ATGAAAATAGCAATCCTTTCGAGAAAAAAAAACCTGTACTCCACGAATGCTCTAGTGGAAGCAGGTGTTGCCAACGGGCACGACATGCACGTCATCAACCCATTGCGCTGCTACATGAATATTGCCTCCCACAACCCGACTATTCATTACAAAGGAGAAGACCTGTCTGATATTGATGCGATCATCCCTCGCATTGGTGCATCCATTACATTTTACGGCACAGCCGTAGCGCGGCAATTTGAGATGATGGGCGTATATAACCTAAACGAATCGGTGGCCATTACCCGATCCAGAGACAAATTACGCAGCATGCAACTCCTATCACGCAAAGGCATCGGCCTCCCCGTGACCGGCTTTGCAAACTCTACAAAATTCACTGACGACCTCATCAAGATGGTCGGAGGTGCTCCACTTGTTGTCAAACTACTTGAAGGCACACAGGGTATCGGCGTTGTCCTGGCAGAAAACAATCAAGCAGCCAAAAGCGTTATTGAAGCTTTTCAGGGTGTGAAGGCCAATATTTTGGTTCAGGAATACATCAAGGAATCAAAAGGGAAAGACATCCGCTGCATCGTCATTGGAGGCAAAATTGTCGCATCCATGCAACGAAAAGCTCCGGCCGGAGAATTTCGCTCCAACCTCCATAGAGGCGGATCAGCATCCACAGTCAAGATCACTCCAGAAGAACGTTCAACAGCCGTTAGAGCAGCCAAAATAATGGGGCTTAATGTATGTGGCGTCGACCTGCTCAGAACAAACCACGGTCCGGTGGTTATGGAGGTCAACTCATCTCCTGGACTTGAAGGTATTGAGACTGTCACAGGGAAAAACCTTGCGGCCAAGATCATCGAATTTATCGAGAAGAATGCCAAATCAGGCGGCAACAAAACCCGAGGCAAAGGGTAG